A window of Macrotis lagotis isolate mMagLag1 chromosome 1, bilby.v1.9.chrom.fasta, whole genome shotgun sequence genomic DNA:
ATTCTCATCAAATTaccctttaaaaattaaataaatctttcattttctcctagTATTTGTCAGCACTGACCACAGTTCTTCCCAAGACTTGAAGTAAACCATGCAAAATTATTTGGTATTGGGCATTCTCTTTATTACTCAGATGGGAGTTGGGATTTGTGGAAATTTCTTTCTCCTTGGACTATACACTTTCATTTTACTCAAAGGTCACAGGCTGAGGCCCATAGAGTGCATTTTTGCCAATTTAGCCTTGGCCAACTCAAAAGCACTTTTCTCCAAGGGAATTCTTCAGGTGATTGTCTGTTTTGGCTTCAAAAATTTCTTGGATCTTATTGGATGTAAACTTATTCTTTGTCTTTATTCTGTGGCCCGAAGTGTTTGCCTCAGCACCACCTGCCTCTTAAGTGGTTTTCAGGTTATCATCATCAGTCCTAGAAACTCCAGGTGGGCAGAGCTTAAAACCCAAGCCCCGAAGTGTATTCTTCCTGCCTGTTTCTTCTGTTGGTGTTTCTACCTGATGATTAATCTCACTTTGCTTGGGACTATGCATAATTCAAGATATCTGACTAATAATTCCAAGATATGGCATCTGGGATATTGTTCAATTTTAACTCCTGCCTcttttaatgtctcattttttgcAATTACTTTTTTAATTCCTGATATTATCTATATGGGATTGATGATCTGGTCCAGTGCCTACTTAGTGCTTCTCCTGCACAGACACCATCAACAAGTCCAACATCTTTACAGTTCTCATCTCTCTTCTAGAACCTTCCCTGAGAAAAGAGCCACCCATGCTGTCCTCCTACTAGTGAGCACTTATGTCTCCTTTTATTCCATTAATTCTAGCCTggcattttacttctttaaaactGACAAACATCAGCTTTGGTTTGTGGTCACCCTAGACCTCCTAGCAGTATCCTTCCCAGCCATCAGCCCTTTTTTGTTAATCTTCTCTGACTCTCGAGTCCTCAAATATTGGTCCGCTCTGTGGGCTAGGAGGCATCCTTCTCTTCTGCCACAATGTCCTCAACCATACCATCTCCCATCATCCTGCCTGAACATTAGAGCAACCAAATTTTCAGAAGTTGGTGGAGGAGGGACAAGAATCAAAAGATTTTAGAACTTAATATTGGGAAGGACTTCTGGTGATCATGTAttcaaattatttcctcttttataacaGAATATTCATGTCTGCTTTTGGTTTTGATTGATTACCAGCAATATGGTCATTCCTTAAATTATATCTCCTGATTTTAAATTCGCTTTTCCTTCCATTACaccaatgaaggaaaaaaaagaaaaatagatcatTGAGTCCTACAAAGGAGTCCCTGTgaattacataataaattcaCTACAGAATATAATATTATCTAAGTTCATTGCTCACTGGATAGAGAGCTGcaactggagtcagaagacctgagtacaaattcaaCCTCAATTATTTTCTAGCCGTGTGACCCTTgataagtcatttatcctctgaTTGTCTAACAAAATGCATCCACTGGAGAAGCAAATGCAAATCATGTGACTATAATTGCTATGGAAACCAGAAATGCAGTCCTAAAGGGATGTTACCtgaattgactgaagaaaaaattatctgtgctttattgtatttgttttaattttgttgatttttttctgaatttcattttaatccaGTGCAATTCACAATCAGAATAATCACGACCCACAAAGTGTTCCCCTAGCagtgtgtttgacacctctgcacCGGGTCCTGCTAGTTCTCATGTTGAATGAACAACATTTCTCAAGTCTTCCCTCTCATCTTTAGTTCACTTGAGGTCAAAAGTTCTCCCATTACTATGTGAGAAAATGTGGCATAGAGATAAGAAGCTGCATTTAGAAAAAGGAACACCTGGGATCTAGTCCATTCTCTATCATTTAACAGCAGCGTAACATTTTTAAAGTCTTGATTTTACCTGAGTCACAAATGTGATATTCTCTTTGCAATGTCTGTGAAAGGTTCTTTTTGAGGCTaaaatttccttatatttaaaaaaatcttttaaaaattgaaaatgctaagtagatattttatcattattataataattataattttattctttttgttctatCTTCAGCTTTTCTTTTACTCACCCTTTAGTCTGTTACAATTTGTCTTATGCTATAGATTAGCAAGAATCATGTTATCCAGTTTCTTAAAGAGAAGATAGATTGCAAATGCAAAATTAATTCATATAGATAGATGCATATAAAGAtagatttaaaaaagatatatatgttcatgtatatgtttaatatacacacacatcatGTGAGGTATCACAATGGATTACATTTATTCATTTGGTCCTTAGAGTGACATGTAAGTGAAAAAATACTACAGAATTTTCAAATTGTTACTATCATATTATTTTACTTGaaaattatattgttttaattcatttagaaatgttatatatataaagttGAAGAGACATATTCTGGGtaaattattttatcaatattaattaagcaaaataaacagTGACATTCTTGAATAAAAATCCCCCATTCCTCCCCAGGCACTCAACATTGATATGACATTGAAAAAGTGAGTGTTACTGAGGGTGGCAATAACTCTGATTAGTTCAtaatcaatgaaaataatgaatattataagAGACAGGGTTATTATAATGAGGTCCAGGGAACATGACTGATCACTCAGTCTTCCACaaagaaatttatcttttccAAACTACTCCCACCTAAAGCAAACCAGGCAAAAGCGCTACCCAGACCAAACCTGCCAGAGTGACACAAAGTGGGCCACAATTCACCTTAGATTAAATTCTTAAGATTTTCTAGTTGGGTGAAGTCTCTATCTATATAAGATAGTCCAGAGAGGGTCAATTTTAGAGAAAAGATAAGGGATCTCTTCAACaatttcttatttcttgtttctctcaa
This region includes:
- the LOC141508922 gene encoding vomeronasal type-1 receptor 4-like encodes the protein MQNYLVLGILFITQMGVGICGNFFLLGLYTFILLKGHRLRPIECIFANLALANSKALFSKGILQVIVCFGFKNFLDLIGCKLILCLYSVARSVCLSTTCLLSGFQVIIISPRNSRWAELKTQAPKCILPACFFCWCFYLMINLTLLGTMHNSRYLTNNSKIWHLGYCSILTPASFNVSFFAITFLIPDIIYMGLMIWSSAYLVLLLHRHHQQVQHLYSSHLSSRTFPEKRATHAVLLLVSTYVSFYSINSSLAFYFFKTDKHQLWFVVTLDLLAVSFPAISPFLLIFSDSRVLKYWSALWARRHPSLLPQCPQPYHLPSSCLNIRATKFSEVGGGGTRIKRF